The following coding sequences lie in one Aspergillus puulaauensis MK2 DNA, chromosome 3, nearly complete sequence genomic window:
- a CDS encoding uncharacterized protein (COG:S;~EggNog:ENOG410PPPJ;~TransMembrane:4 (i12-36o56-76i88-107o127-147i)), whose protein sequence is MPTIFPTWPHFVFAIFEPISLIGGWLCPILDLQGFVADQVPSAAPKELEIHATSVALAYQLANVYGLLAMVGVGVLHATTEPKVLRNYLVALAIADIGHIYVTYLAMGWDLFFDVGAWNVLTWGNVGVTGFLFVNRIMYFLGVFGYAKGDSIDGKKEKWP, encoded by the exons ATGCCCACAATATTCCCAACCTGGCCACACTTCGTCTTCGCGATCTTCGAGCCCATCTCCCT GATCGGCGGATGGCTCTGCCCAATACTCGACCTGCAAGGCTTTGTCGCCGACCAGGTTCCATCGGCGGCCCCGAAGGAGTTGGAAATCCATGCAACATCCGTCGCCCTTGCCTACCAGCTGGCAAATGTGTATGGGCTCCTTGCCATGGTCGGTGTGGGTGTGCTCCATGCCACCACTGAGCCGAAAGTGCTGCGCAATTACCTTGTTGCCTTGGCTATAGCCGATATAGGGCATATTTACGTGACGTATCTTGCTATGGGATGGGATCTTTTCTTTGATGTTGGTGCTTGGAATGTGCTTACTTGGGGCAATGTGGGTGTTACGGGGTTTTTGTTTGTGAATAGGATTATGTATTTCCTGGGTGTGTTTGGGTATGCCAAAGGCGATTCCATTGAtgggaagaaggaaaagtgGCCTTGA
- a CDS encoding telomere repeat binding factor family protein (COG:K;~EggNog:ENOG410PGHY;~InterPro:IPR001005,IPR009057,IPR017930;~PFAM:PF00249,PF13921), whose translation MDPNGTFARSFDESLIRELPHLRIAPLREPVSSRSLRIPLTLEPNASGTWDSNSASKASGPAGILPPRNEPSGTAIEGTNTTRLKNDLAPESLLEAPPRPILPAFVNLRALERFPYSSFDDDSHQARKRRRVDTQPESFGEHLQLPIPQAQKEQRPPPFGPFAILNGLNEPPPNAALLPPIEAGSVTQLLTKPSRDNIDVEPTLLATNFGPDVQSGERREGRIADILDSPIAEKPNPYESIPDPGRVDKPEPERNLGDRGEGSQPAQGAGSTDAPLSPRTRGRSRKNIRKWSDEETVALLRGVIKCGIGNWKEVLAQQESSFNRRSASNLKDRFRVCCPSAYRASAPDEAIQHIRDALAKVLSRVEGDSSSKGTPGRQPFLAERAPPSLAGPPGLTHSGSSSSFSSLETTQNSPKNHRRSNSVSENAQPSSSRPESTLESLGLEELYNTPAKSRRRSRRPFTTAEDEALLKGYSVHGFQWTLIQQDKDLNLGHRRATDLRDRFRTKFPHAYRDGGPVRGSALSTQTTKDTVLKDGTNRAPKSKQYSQDTKPPSSDWRPSKPEDLISSTTGLPAVRESLAGVPPAGFPFPLDEGSTNVASLDLPPLIWDDLP comes from the exons ATGGATCCCAACGGTACTTTCGCCCGCAGTTTCGATGAATCTCTGATCCGCGAACTACCTCACCTCCGTATAGCTCCTCTCCGTGAGCCGGTGTCGTCTCGCAGCCTCAGAATCCCTCTGACTCTCGAGCCAAATGCCAGCGGAACTTGGGATTCCAATTCGGCATCGAAAGCTAGCGGTCCTGCCGGGATTCTACCTCCCCGCAATGAACCCAGCGGCACAGCGATAGAGGGCACAAACACAACGCGACTGAAGAATGACCTCGCCCCGGAATCGCTCTTAGAGGCTCCCCCACGACCGATACTACCGGCATTCGTGAACCTCCGTGCCCTCGAGCGATTTCCCTATTCTTCGTTTGACGATGACAGCCATCAAGCTCGCAAGCGACGGCGCGTTGATACGCAGCCGGAATCATTTGGAGAGCACCTGCAATTGCCCATCCCGCAAGCGCAGAAAGAACAAAGACCTCCGCCATTTGGACCGTTTGCTATCCTCAACGGGCTGAATGAGCCTCCGCCCAACGCTGCTTTGCTCCCACCCATCGAGGCTGGATCAGTTACGCAGCTGTTGACCAAACCATCGCGGGACAATATTGATGTAGAGCCAACACTATTGGCTACGAATTTCGGCCCCGATGTTCAAAGTGGTGAAAGGAGAGAGGGGAGAATTGCAGATATCTTGGATTCTCCCATCGCCGAGAAGCCCAATCCTTACGAGAGCATTCCCGATCCCGGCAGAGTCGATAAACCAGAGCCGGAACGGAACTTGGGGGATCGTGGGGAAGGATCACAGCCCGCTCAAGGTGCTGGGTCAACGGATGCGCCCCTTTCACCTAGGACAAGAGGCCGGTCGCGAAAGAACATTCGGAAATGGAGCGACGAAGAAACCGTCGCTTTACTGCGTGGAGTTATAAAATGTGGCATCGGTAATTGGAAGGAAGTTTTAGCGCAGCAAGAATCGAGCTTTAACCGACGCAGCGCGTCGAACTTGAAAGATAG ATTCCGCGTCTGCTGCCCATCCGCTTATCG CGCCTCAGCTCCCGATGAAGCTATACAGCACATTCGTGATGCTCTCGCCAAAGTCCTTTCACGAGTTGAAGGTGATTCTTCCTCGAAGGGAACTCCTGGACGTCAGCCTTTCCTGGCCGAGCGGGCACCACCGTCTTTGGCGGGTCCTCCAGGACTTACCCACAGTGGGTCGTCATCTAGCTTTTCTTCGTTGGAGACGACCCAAAATAGCCCTAAAAACCACCGGCGGAGCAATTCCGTGTCAGAAAATGCCCAACCATCGTCTAGCAGACCCGAGTCCACACTTGAGTCTTTGGGCCTAGAAGAGCTATATAATACCCCCGCAAAATCCAGACGTCGTTCTCGGCGTCCATTCACCACCGCAGAGGACGAGGCTTTATTGAAAGGATATTCCGTTCACGGTTTCCAATGGACGCTTATCCAGCAAGACAAGGATTTAAACCTCGGTCATCGAAGGGCGACTGATCTGCGGGATAGATTCAGAACCAAGTTCCCCCACGCATATCGCGACGGAGGCCCTGTTCGCGGCAGTGCGTTGTCAACGCAGACGACGAAAGATACGGTCCTGAAAGACGGAACGAATCGCGCGCCTAAAAGCAAGCAGTATTCTCAGGATACCAAGCCTCCTTCCTCCGATTGGCGTCCCAGCAAGCCCGAGGACCTAATATCGAGTACTACAGGACTTCCGGCGGTTCGAGAGAGTTTGGCAGGTGTACCGCCCGCTGGATTCCCGTTCCCGTTGGATGAGGGATCCACAAACGTTGCCAGTCTAGACTTACCACCGCTGATTTGGGACGACCTTCCTTGA
- a CDS encoding uncharacterized protein (COG:S;~EggNog:ENOG410PU94;~InterPro:IPR036964,IPR023578,IPR001895;~go_function: GO:0005085 - guanyl-nucleotide exchange factor activity [Evidence IEA];~go_process: GO:0007264 - small GTPase mediated signal transduction [Evidence IEA]) codes for MPLQTHLPAHLAGDPTTPASYIFGQPSYPSLFRASEERPRLASFPWWEDEATTTLYSFDIEAFKRVVYYGIFTDEQLPWFVLTERSEAFTIDLVKPRARALRLEKYQRVEEALRQCKPTVAPPISWAWLPSYNDSDRNPLAIAKAMDTESHLHFARIPFEELVRYALNYPYSRVEWFLKQHTTLYAHILDHLNAFPDEVERYAEVEKHLRSRSPFAHRAVASALEGVGLKLDLPMPPSPLFEFIAGPIQRLFGGLTAGLDSIMKVLCVLGVRYERVYLHSGEINWSRPFSIAFSFLEDILGSTSSTDFARTLTTSDEQVFIQLIEGGEFDRNGANRLSARWEALSLEVWECCRALPEYPLLGLRNYHSLTAILSGLHKYSVSRSTYVYTDDGNMALTIDQVLPPELLYLLEPAQNYAAYRQQYQQAAGIPFLLPHMNEYRQYGEPVLQNLYTRLRTVIPLT; via the exons ATGCCTCTCCAGACACACTTGCCCGCTCATCTCGCTGGAGACCCGACTACTCCAGCATCGTATATTTTCGGTCAGCCGAGCTATCCATCTCTATTCCGAGCGAGCGAAGAGCGACCTCGGTTGGCGTCCTTCCCATggtgggaggatgaggcAACAACCACCCTCTACAGTTTCGATATCGAGGCATTCAAGAGAGTTGTCTATTATGGTATCTTTACAGATGAGCAACTCCCTTGGTTTGTGCTTACAGAACGCTCCGAGGCGTTCACTATTGACCTTGTAAAACCTCGAGCGAGAGCGTTACGTCTTGAGAAATATCAGCGGGTGGAAGAGGCCCTACGACAATGTAAACCTACTGTTGCGCCTCCGATCTCATGGGCCTGGCTTCCAAGCTACAACGATAGTGACAGAAACCCTCTGGCCATTGCAAAGGCCATGGATACTGAAAGTCATCTCCACTTTGCCCGAATCCCGTTCGAGGAGTTGGTTAGGTACGCGCTGAATTACCCTTACAGCCGGGTTGAATGGTTCTTGAAGCAGCATACGACTCTCTATGCACACATCTTGGACCACCTTAACGCATTCCCTGATGAAGTGGAAAGGTACGCCGAGGTTGAAAAG CAtcttcgaagtcgaagtcCTTTTGCTCACCGTGCTGTGGCCAGCGCTCTGGAAGGTGTAGGCCTCAAACTTGACCTACCAATGCCGCCATCACCGCTATTTGAATTTATCGCTGGGCCCATCCAACGTCTCTTCGGAGGGCTTACGGCAGGCTTGGATTCAATCATGAAGGTACTCTGCGTGCTTGGAGTCCGGTATGAGCGGGTGTATCTGCATTCTGGGGAGATAAACTGGTCTCGACCATTTAGCATtgccttttcctttctcgaGGACATTCTAggctcaacctcatccacgGATTTTGCTCGTACTCTAACTACTTCTGATGAGCAAGTTTTTATCCAATTAATTGAAGGGGGAGAATTTGACAGAAACGGAGCCAATCGCTTGTCGGCTCGATGGGAGGCTCTCAGTCTAGAAGTTTGGGAATGCTGTCGAGCCCTCCCAGAGTAT CCCTTATTAGGTCTCCGGAATTACCATTCCCTGACGGCAATCCTTAGTGGGCTTCATAAATACAGCGTTTCGCGGTCTACATATGTTTACACAGACGACGGAAATATGGCATTAACCATTGACCAAGTGCTGCCGCCCGAACTCTTATACCTCCTCGAACCGGCTCAGAACTACGCGGCATACCGACAACAATACCAGCAAGCTGCTGGAATACcgttccttcttccccacaTGAATGAATACCGCCAGTACGGCGAGCCCGTTCTTCagaatttatatactagattgAGAACCGTTATCCCACTGACGTGA